A genomic segment from Xiphophorus maculatus strain JP 163 A chromosome 6, X_maculatus-5.0-male, whole genome shotgun sequence encodes:
- the LOC102221280 gene encoding G-protein coupled receptor 55-like — protein sequence MSNNSSNCSTREVDEQMKYLELVIYIPIFIMGMFLNLAALLVYCLCFRKWTESTIYMTSLALMDLLLLLPLPFKMHAAYQTWPQEFQHVCSFLENLYFVGTYGGIYMIMCIGVDRWLAICHPFKAKQLRSPKAALITCVGVWVLAFTAIFPVTFSFRTKVDEHFHCFHRFSENGWSPKVIICLQIFGFLGPALTLVCCSVQIIWTLQESGQRSTKSQACVKIIYSGLCAFLVPFTPSHLAIFLQFLVHQKMIEDCSSMKSISMFLQTAMCLSNITCCLDGLCYYFIADEVKNTKNNFKMSRLSQRRANSSTSELGSKTN from the exons ATGAG caacaacagcagtaACTGCTCAACCAGAGAGGTGGACGAACAAATGAAATACTTGGAGCTGGTCATATACATTCCCATATTCATAATGGGGATGTTTCTTAATCTGGCGGCCCTGCTGGTTTATTGCCTGTGCTTCCGAAAGTGGACTGAGTCAACCATCTACATGACTAGCTTGGCTCTAATggacctcctcctcctcttgcctcTACCCTTCAAAATGCACGCTGCATATCAGACGTGGCCACAGGAATTCCAGCACGTTTGCTCATTTCTGGAAAACCTTTATTTTGTCGGAACATACGGCGGTATCTACATGATCATGTGCATAGGCGTTGATAGGTGGCTGGCAATATGTCACCCATTCAAAGCCAAGCAGCTGCGCTCCCCCAAGGCGGCTCTCATTACTTGTGTGGGGGTCTGGGTTCTGGCATTTACTGCAATCTTTCCAGTCACCTTCAGCTTCAGGACAAAAGTTGATGAACACTTCCACTGCTTCCATCGATTTTCAGAAAATGGCTGGAGTCCCAAAGTGATCATCTGCTTGCAAATATTTGGTTTCCTGGGGCCTGCGCTCACTTTGGTTTGCTGTTCCGTTCAAATCATCTGGACCCTCCAGGAGTCCGGCCAGCGGAGCACCAAGAGCCAGGCCTGCGTGAAGATCATCTACAGCGGCCTGTGCGCTTTCTTGGTGCCGTTCACCCCGAGCCACCTGGCCATCTTCCTCCAGTTCCTG GTACACCAGAAAATGATTGAGGACTGCAGCTCCATGAAAAGTATAAGCATGTTTTTACAGACGGCCATGTGTCTGTCCAACATCACCTGTTGCTTGGATGGTCTGTGCTACTACTTCATAGCTGACGAGGTGAAAAACACGAAAAACAACTTCAAGATGTCCAGACTGAGCCAAAGGAGAGCAAACTCCAGCACTTCAGAG ctgggCAGTAAAACAAACTGA